In one Winogradskyella sp. MH6 genomic region, the following are encoded:
- a CDS encoding DNA-directed RNA polymerase subunit omega has product MDLKKTDAPVSTVTYNRNEVDAATDNIYEAISVISKRAEQINTDIRRELIDKLEEFATYNDSLEEIFENKEQIEVSKFYEKLPKPHALAVKEWLDGKIYHRNTEDTQQ; this is encoded by the coding sequence ATGGATTTAAAAAAGACAGATGCACCTGTTTCAACGGTAACGTATAACAGAAATGAAGTTGATGCTGCAACAGATAACATTTATGAAGCAATTTCTGTTATCTCAAAACGTGCTGAGCAAATCAACACAGACATTAGACGTGAGTTAATAGACAAACTAGAAGAGTTTGCGACTTACAACGATAGTCTAGAAGAAATTTTTGAAAACAAAGAGCAAATCGAAGTTTCTAAGTTTTACGAAAAACTACCTAAGCCACACGCTTTAGCTGTAAAAGAGTGGTTAGACGGTAAGATTTACCACAGAAATACTGAGGATACTCAACAATAA